From a region of the Tateyamaria omphalii genome:
- a CDS encoding CatB-related O-acetyltransferase, with protein sequence MTFPDPRRAYPVTLPDGSDHQGTVFLNQVIDNPGWEVGDYTYASDFSPVADWAAHLAPYLFGYGPEKLRIGRYCQIAHGVRFITSGANHAMDGLSTFPFPIFDPAQMTSYQPDSRDTVIGHDVWLGYGAIVCPGARIGNGVIVGAGAVVRGHVPDYAMVAGNPGDVVRMRFSEAEIHTLNALAWWDWPADRVAAAVPALLAGDVTALKQC encoded by the coding sequence ATGACCTTTCCAGACCCGCGCCGCGCCTATCCCGTGACCCTGCCCGACGGGTCCGACCATCAGGGCACGGTCTTTCTGAACCAGGTGATCGACAATCCGGGATGGGAGGTGGGGGACTACACCTACGCCTCCGACTTCTCTCCGGTGGCGGATTGGGCGGCGCATCTGGCACCGTATCTCTTCGGCTACGGGCCCGAAAAGCTGCGGATCGGGCGCTATTGCCAGATCGCGCATGGGGTCCGGTTCATTACCTCCGGTGCCAACCACGCCATGGACGGGCTGAGCACGTTTCCCTTTCCCATCTTCGATCCGGCGCAGATGACCAGCTATCAACCCGACAGCCGCGACACGGTGATCGGGCATGACGTGTGGCTGGGCTACGGGGCGATTGTCTGCCCGGGCGCACGCATCGGCAACGGCGTGATCGTAGGGGCCGGGGCGGTCGTGCGGGGCCACGTGCCGGACTATGCCATGGTTGCGGGCAACCCAGGCGACGTGGTGCGTATGCGGTTTTCGGAGGCCGAGATCCATACGCTGAACGCGCTGGCCTGGTGGGACTGGCCCGCTGACCGGGTGGCGGCGGCTGTGCCTGCGCTGCTGGCGGGTGATGTTACCGCATTGAAACAGTGCTGA